From Pseudomonas vanderleydeniana, the proteins below share one genomic window:
- a CDS encoding amidohydrolase: MPCIRTLGACLLLLSGSLSAAEPWSDLDAQIDQALPSVITLRHIIHQHPELGNREVDTSRRIAQRLRELGLEVQTGIAHTGVIGLLRGGLPGPVVAIRAELDALPLTEQTGLPYASTVRTRNPGNDLRNRDQEVGVMHACGHDAHMAMALGVAEVLAAHREQLPGTLKLIFQPAEEGPPLGEEGGARLMVQQGALQNPAPDVIFGLHVTAGKAGTFTLSRQRTTAAADTFVARIIGRQTHAAFPWTGIDPVPVAAQVILAWQTIPSRQSNLSLLPAPVISVGRIEAGDRHNIIPAEVRLEGSIRTVSDSQREDVLQRMSRTAKNIAEASGATAQVDYLPGGYRAGYNDTALVDRLLPVLEQVSTTPVQVDNGTYGADDFAEYARQVPGIFMRMGVTPAALEGQAVWPTHSPGFQVDDPSLAVGIRALSRMTLNYMGVAGENG, encoded by the coding sequence ATGCCCTGCATCAGGACGCTTGGCGCCTGCCTGCTGTTGCTCTCGGGCTCACTGTCGGCCGCAGAACCGTGGAGCGATCTGGACGCGCAGATCGACCAGGCCCTGCCCAGCGTGATCACGCTGCGCCATATCATTCACCAGCACCCGGAACTGGGTAACCGCGAAGTCGACACCAGCCGGCGCATCGCACAGCGCCTGCGTGAACTGGGCCTGGAGGTCCAGACCGGCATCGCCCACACCGGCGTAATCGGCCTCCTGCGCGGCGGCCTGCCCGGCCCGGTGGTGGCGATACGCGCGGAACTCGACGCCCTGCCCCTCACCGAACAGACCGGCCTGCCCTACGCCTCGACGGTACGTACCCGAAACCCCGGCAACGACCTGCGCAACCGCGACCAGGAAGTGGGCGTCATGCACGCCTGCGGCCACGACGCGCACATGGCCATGGCCCTCGGTGTCGCCGAAGTGCTGGCAGCCCATCGCGAGCAACTGCCGGGCACGCTCAAGCTTATTTTCCAACCGGCCGAGGAAGGTCCCCCCCTGGGCGAGGAAGGCGGCGCCCGCTTGATGGTCCAGCAAGGCGCGCTACAGAACCCCGCCCCCGATGTGATCTTCGGCCTGCACGTCACCGCCGGCAAGGCCGGCACATTCACCCTCAGCCGACAACGCACCACCGCGGCGGCCGACACCTTCGTCGCCCGCATCATCGGCCGCCAGACCCACGCCGCGTTCCCCTGGACCGGCATCGACCCGGTGCCGGTCGCGGCCCAGGTCATCCTCGCCTGGCAGACCATTCCCAGCCGCCAGTCGAACCTCAGCCTGCTGCCGGCGCCAGTGATTTCCGTCGGGCGCATCGAGGCCGGCGACCGACACAACATCATTCCCGCCGAAGTGCGCCTGGAAGGCTCGATCCGCACCGTCAGCGACTCGCAACGCGAGGACGTGCTGCAACGCATGAGCCGCACCGCGAAGAACATCGCCGAGGCCTCGGGCGCCACCGCCCAGGTCGACTACCTGCCGGGCGGTTATCGCGCCGGCTACAACGACACGGCCCTGGTCGACCGCCTGCTACCGGTGCTGGAGCAGGTATCGACCACGCCGGTGCAGGTCGACAACGGCACCTACGGCGCCGACGACTTCGCCGAGTACGCCCGCCAGGTTCCCGGCATTTTCATGCGCATGGGCGTGACCCCGGCGGCACTGGAGGGCCAGGCGGTGTGGCCCACCCACTCTCCTGGTTTCCAGGTCGACGATCCCAGCCTGGCCGTTGGAATCCGGGCACTGAGCAGGATGACGCTGAACTACATGGGCGTGGCGGGGGAAAACGGCTGA